In the Flavobacterium acetivorans genome, one interval contains:
- a CDS encoding DUF4292 domain-containing protein — MKKCLAGLLVVIIMVSCKSKAVVASATTPVTYMKAKKIIENHYNNKNDFSTLYIKADARYADDKQTQNVTAEIKIKKDEQILVSIRFLGITMAKASITPTAVGYYEKIKGTYFEGDFSSLSQWLGTDLDYNKIQNLLVGEALDDLKEGKYTESLVEHLYRLDDVDNENTKKTFYLDSDNFSIKKQEITQTAEGRMIQVAYANNKVFNEVVIPTSVMINTYQKKGKTEINLDYNTISFNEELSFPYSVPNGYKRVIIK; from the coding sequence ATGAAAAAATGTTTAGCAGGACTATTAGTAGTCATTATTATGGTTTCCTGTAAATCAAAGGCAGTAGTAGCCTCAGCAACTACTCCGGTGACTTATATGAAGGCAAAGAAAATAATAGAAAATCATTACAACAATAAAAATGATTTTTCTACATTATACATTAAAGCCGATGCGAGATATGCCGATGACAAGCAAACACAAAATGTTACCGCTGAGATAAAAATAAAGAAGGACGAGCAAATATTGGTAAGCATCCGTTTTTTGGGAATCACCATGGCCAAAGCTTCCATAACTCCTACTGCAGTGGGCTATTATGAAAAAATAAAAGGCACTTATTTTGAAGGAGATTTCAGTTCTTTAAGTCAATGGTTAGGTACTGATTTGGATTATAATAAAATCCAAAACCTATTAGTTGGTGAGGCCTTGGACGATTTGAAGGAAGGAAAATACACAGAATCCTTAGTAGAACATTTGTACCGATTGGATGATGTAGATAATGAGAATACCAAAAAAACCTTCTATTTAGATTCGGATAATTTCAGTATAAAAAAGCAGGAAATAACCCAAACGGCCGAGGGTAGAATGATTCAAGTGGCTTATGCTAACAATAAAGTATTTAACGAAGTTGTTATCCCCACAAGTGTTATGATAAACACCTATCAAAAGAAAGGAAAAACAGAAATCAATTTAGATTATAACACTATTTCTTTCAATGAAGAACTTTCTTTTCCATATAGTGTACCAAATGGGTACAAAAGAGTTATAATTAAGTAA
- a CDS encoding sugar nucleotidyltransferase has product MKIIVPMAGRGSRLRPHTLTIPKPLIPVAGKPIVHRLVEDIAAVLNQDIEEIAFIIHESFGEKVEQDLIAIAEKLGAKGTIYYQNEALGTGHAIMCAKDSLSGPAVIAYADTLIRADFELDPAADSVIWVKQIENPEAFGVVKLNENSEIIELVEKPQEFVSDLAVIGIYYFKDIAVLKDELQNVLDNNIQNGGEYQINDGIKNMMANGKIFKTGEVSAWMDCGNKDVTVETNSRMLNFLHNDGVNLVAPSVKLENATIIPPCYIGEDVVLINATVGPNVSLGKGCHVVDSTIKNSLVQTHAHIKNANLDNAMIGNHASFDGNFTSISIGDYSVLE; this is encoded by the coding sequence ATGAAAATAATTGTACCAATGGCAGGACGCGGTTCGCGTCTACGTCCACATACATTAACTATTCCTAAGCCATTAATTCCGGTTGCAGGAAAACCAATTGTACACCGATTAGTAGAAGATATTGCAGCTGTTTTAAATCAAGATATTGAAGAAATAGCTTTTATTATCCATGAAAGTTTTGGAGAAAAAGTAGAACAGGATTTAATTGCCATTGCTGAAAAATTAGGAGCCAAAGGAACCATTTATTATCAAAATGAAGCTCTTGGAACAGGCCACGCCATTATGTGTGCCAAAGATTCACTTTCTGGACCAGCCGTAATTGCTTACGCAGATACTTTAATTAGAGCTGATTTTGAATTAGATCCCGCTGCTGATTCGGTAATTTGGGTAAAACAAATTGAAAACCCAGAGGCTTTTGGAGTTGTGAAATTGAACGAAAATAGTGAGATTATCGAATTGGTAGAAAAACCACAGGAATTTGTGAGTGATTTGGCCGTTATCGGGATTTACTATTTTAAAGATATTGCGGTATTAAAAGATGAATTGCAAAATGTTTTAGATAATAATATCCAAAATGGTGGTGAATACCAAATTAATGATGGGATCAAAAACATGATGGCAAATGGAAAAATATTTAAAACAGGTGAAGTAAGTGCTTGGATGGATTGCGGGAACAAAGATGTAACTGTGGAAACTAATTCCAGAATGTTGAACTTCTTACACAATGATGGTGTAAATCTTGTTGCGCCCAGCGTGAAACTAGAAAATGCAACTATCATCCCACCTTGTTATATTGGAGAAGATGTGGTGTTGATCAATGCAACGGTTGGACCAAATGTTTCTTTAGGCAAAGGATGTCATGTGGTAGATAGTACGATAAAAAACAGCTTGGTTCAAACACATGCCCACATAAAAAATGCTAATTTAGACAATGCCATGATTGGTAACCATGCGAGTTTTGACGGTAATTTCACCAGTATCAGCATTGGGGATTATTCGGTATTGGAATAA
- a CDS encoding tetratricopeptide repeat protein: protein MKKVSALLILFSVLLSNSALLWAQTEPEDIKLNTDKFQEFFYESLKQKGIENYDKAILALEKCLAIEPENATVHFELGKNYLASKDYKNAYISFEKATKIDPTNKWFWIGLYDVDYATKDFNRGIITIQKLIEFDPRFKEDLASLYMSTSQFDKALELINELNATFGKSERRESYKTQILSQGKYQNVEIANLLEQIKNNPKEESNYISLIYWYSKNNETDKMLETVRKLETAIPTSEWAQLSLFKSHLENNDGEKAVKAMNIALASSKIDSKIKHRILNEFLIFTNKNPQFTADLEKAVSYFDNDPEVNVAKEIGKFYHNKKQWDRAIGYYDKAISKSTETDIETNLLLFQAYAETQQFELLSKRAINMVDLFPTQPQFYYYSGLAYNQLKQFKKAKDILEMGLDYLVDDKTLEINFNIQLGEAFNGLGDVKKKEFYFSKANQLLKK from the coding sequence ATGAAAAAGGTTTCAGCATTATTAATTCTATTCTCGGTTTTGCTAAGCAATTCAGCTTTGCTATGGGCACAAACCGAGCCGGAAGACATAAAGCTGAATACGGATAAATTTCAGGAATTTTTTTACGAGTCACTTAAACAAAAAGGAATTGAAAACTATGATAAAGCGATTTTGGCTTTAGAAAAATGTTTGGCCATAGAACCGGAAAATGCAACGGTTCATTTCGAATTAGGGAAAAATTATTTGGCTTCCAAAGACTATAAAAATGCCTATATTTCTTTTGAAAAAGCCACAAAAATTGATCCTACTAACAAATGGTTTTGGATAGGCTTGTACGACGTGGATTATGCCACAAAGGATTTCAATCGCGGTATTATTACCATTCAAAAGCTGATCGAATTTGACCCCAGATTCAAAGAAGATTTGGCCTCACTTTACATGAGTACGAGTCAGTTTGACAAGGCATTAGAACTGATTAACGAACTCAATGCTACGTTTGGAAAATCAGAACGCAGGGAATCCTACAAGACTCAAATTTTGTCTCAAGGAAAATATCAAAATGTAGAAATAGCTAATTTATTAGAGCAAATAAAGAATAATCCCAAAGAGGAATCGAATTATATTTCTCTGATTTATTGGTACTCTAAAAATAATGAAACCGATAAAATGCTGGAAACGGTACGAAAACTGGAAACGGCAATTCCTACTTCTGAATGGGCGCAGCTGAGTTTATTTAAAAGTCATTTAGAAAATAATGACGGAGAAAAAGCGGTAAAAGCAATGAATATAGCTTTGGCAAGCAGTAAAATAGATTCTAAAATAAAACACCGAATCTTGAATGAGTTTTTGATTTTCACTAATAAAAACCCTCAATTCACAGCCGATTTAGAAAAGGCGGTTAGTTATTTTGATAATGATCCAGAAGTGAATGTGGCCAAAGAAATAGGGAAGTTTTATCACAATAAGAAACAATGGGATAGAGCGATTGGGTATTATGACAAAGCGATTTCAAAAAGTACTGAGACCGATATCGAAACCAATTTGCTATTGTTTCAGGCCTATGCCGAAACACAACAATTTGAATTGCTAAGCAAAAGAGCAATCAATATGGTAGATTTATTCCCAACTCAGCCGCAGTTTTATTATTATTCAGGATTGGCTTACAATCAGTTGAAGCAATTTAAAAAAGCGAAAGACATATTAGAAATGGGATTGGATTATCTGGTTGACGATAAAACATTGGAAATAAATTTCAATATTCAACTGGGAGAAGCCTTTAATGGTTTGGGAGATGTAAAGAAAAAAGAGTTTTATTTTTCTAAAGCCAATCAATTATTAAAAAAATAA
- a CDS encoding polysaccharide deacetylase family protein — MKKSVFFFFICISLVLSCQKKEAEINKDISKVSSISKKKMEAKLLMANSATILSKKEVPVLCYHRIRKILPGDSSDMKTYSVTPEAFAEQMKALHDNGYQTILPDQLYDYLVYDTPLPTKPVMITFDDTREEQFTIGATEMKKQGLKGVFFIMTVSINRPNYMTKDQIKSLADNGHVIAAHTWDHHMVTKYSDEDWNTQLLKPKKKLEEIIGKPVPYFAYPFGLWDKEAIPEVKKAGYKMAYILSAKRDSIDPLYTIRRIIVPGGWSAESLLKNMESSFKN, encoded by the coding sequence ATGAAAAAATCTGTATTTTTCTTTTTTATTTGTATTTCTCTAGTTCTTAGTTGCCAAAAAAAAGAAGCCGAAATCAACAAGGACATTTCCAAAGTATCTTCCATTAGCAAGAAAAAAATGGAAGCTAAGTTATTGATGGCTAATTCAGCCACCATACTATCCAAAAAAGAAGTTCCGGTATTATGCTACCACCGCATCCGGAAAATTCTACCCGGAGACAGTAGCGACATGAAAACCTATTCCGTTACTCCAGAGGCTTTTGCCGAACAAATGAAAGCCTTGCATGATAATGGCTATCAAACCATCTTGCCGGACCAACTCTATGATTATTTGGTTTATGATACACCATTGCCTACTAAGCCTGTCATGATTACATTTGACGATACCCGTGAGGAACAATTCACCATAGGAGCTACAGAAATGAAAAAACAAGGTTTAAAAGGAGTCTTTTTTATAATGACTGTCTCCATTAACCGTCCTAACTATATGACAAAAGATCAAATTAAAAGTTTAGCTGATAATGGACATGTGATAGCAGCTCATACTTGGGATCACCACATGGTCACTAAATATTCAGATGAGGATTGGAATACCCAATTGCTAAAACCTAAAAAGAAACTGGAAGAAATCATTGGTAAACCGGTGCCATATTTCGCTTATCCTTTTGGATTATGGGACAAAGAAGCTATTCCTGAGGTAAAAAAAGCCGGTTATAAAATGGCATATATCCTTTCTGCCAAAAGAGATTCGATTGATCCGCTTTATACTATTAGACGCATTATAGTCCCTGGAGGCTGGTCAGCTGAATCACTTTTAAAAAATATGGAAAGTAGTTTTAAAAATTAG
- a CDS encoding murein hydrolase activator EnvC family protein produces the protein MPKFLLSLLFLCMTSVMWSQSSQQEKLEQRKAQIQQEIRDNEKLLQSVKSKEKSAVNIYTIQKNKIRLKEILINTTERQTKLLANDMYINQLAINKLNRELEVLKEDYAKMIVKSYKSRSEQSRAMFILSSENFLQAYKRAQYLKQYTSFRKNQGEEIKGKSTELAAYNDKLNVQKVAKQKLLAENKKERAALEVEKKEQEKLVNAIKKDKNRIVSDIRKKQREAKTIEKQIDRLIREAIAEANRKAALERAKAKALANNSKASPKEVAAAAAKAPVSSSRIELTPESKLIADSFRANKGRLPWPVEKGFVSLGYGSQAHPVYSTLVINNSGLEITTNDGAMARAVFGGEVTSVIVLSPINKAVVVQHGDYFTVYQNLSSVSVSKGDKVNEKQSLGRIRTSSETGKTVLKFLLSQNTTYTDPKAWLSNR, from the coding sequence ATGCCAAAATTTCTCCTAAGCCTACTATTTTTATGCATGACTTCAGTTATGTGGAGTCAGTCTTCTCAACAAGAAAAGCTAGAACAGCGAAAAGCCCAGATTCAACAGGAAATAAGAGATAACGAAAAGTTATTGCAGTCTGTGAAATCAAAGGAAAAATCAGCGGTGAATATTTACACGATTCAAAAAAACAAAATAAGACTGAAAGAAATCCTGATTAATACAACCGAAAGACAAACCAAACTTTTGGCAAATGACATGTACATCAATCAGTTGGCAATCAATAAACTTAATAGAGAATTAGAGGTTCTTAAAGAAGATTATGCTAAGATGATAGTAAAATCATATAAAAGCCGTTCTGAACAAAGTAGGGCGATGTTCATATTGTCATCGGAGAATTTTTTGCAGGCTTATAAAAGAGCGCAATATCTTAAACAATATACTAGTTTTAGAAAAAATCAAGGAGAAGAAATCAAGGGTAAGTCTACTGAATTGGCAGCTTACAATGATAAATTAAACGTTCAAAAAGTAGCCAAACAAAAACTATTGGCCGAAAATAAAAAAGAAAGAGCAGCTCTTGAAGTAGAGAAGAAAGAGCAAGAAAAGCTAGTCAATGCAATTAAGAAAGATAAAAACCGAATTGTATCTGACATTAGAAAGAAGCAAAGAGAAGCGAAAACAATTGAAAAACAAATTGATCGTTTAATACGTGAAGCGATTGCTGAAGCAAATAGAAAAGCGGCTTTAGAAAGAGCGAAAGCAAAAGCCTTAGCTAATAATTCTAAAGCAAGTCCTAAAGAAGTTGCGGCAGCGGCAGCCAAAGCACCCGTTTCTTCTTCCAGAATAGAATTGACACCAGAATCTAAACTAATCGCTGATAGTTTTAGAGCGAATAAAGGACGATTACCTTGGCCTGTAGAAAAAGGATTTGTTTCACTGGGTTATGGTAGCCAGGCGCATCCTGTATACAGTACTTTGGTGATCAATAACAGTGGATTAGAAATTACCACCAATGATGGCGCCATGGCAAGAGCGGTTTTTGGAGGAGAAGTGACCAGTGTTATTGTTTTATCTCCAATAAATAAAGCAGTGGTAGTCCAACACGGAGATTATTTTACGGTTTATCAAAACTTGAGCTCAGTATCTGTAAGTAAAGGGGATAAAGTGAATGAAAAACAAAGTTTAGGTAGAATAAGAACCAGTAGTGAAACGGGTAAAACAGTACTTAAGTTTTTACTTTCACAGAATACAACTTATACTGATCCAAAAGCTTGGTTGTCTAATAGATAA
- a CDS encoding lipopolysaccharide biosynthesis protein: MGLYKNLFKQTAIYGLATVLPRMFSFLLVPLYTDLLPKAEYGKVSVIFAYMIFFNVILAYGMETAFFRFYNNEKDKKSVLETSMVSIFWTTILFLFAALLFRNTLAVWSGIDSQYISYTIWILALDALVIIPFSKLRAYQKPMVYAIIKIGNVLVNLILSVLFLLYFPKLTEVNPDGFVSSLYVENFQMGYIFLANIIASLLTFVAISPDYVYLKWKFDFQLWKKMMRYGMPIMVAGIAFAINEQFDKILLSKLLPPNIAEAEVGVYSACYKLGLFMVLYRTAYTLGIEPFFFSHASDKNAPQTYAMVTKYFVIFGSFILLSVIVFADLFKLLMIRDSSYWVAMKVVPLIILANFFLGIYTNLSVWYKLIDKTYIGAYISIVGALITLALNYLLIPSMSYMGSAIATIAAYGSMMLISYYLGNKYYPIPYDLKKIGAYLSLSIFFSVVSFYGFRENYFVGIALLIIFLYFIYYNEKEILIKIIKRKNYS; encoded by the coding sequence TTGGGATTATATAAAAATCTTTTTAAACAAACAGCCATATATGGACTCGCGACGGTTTTACCGCGAATGTTCAGCTTCTTATTGGTTCCGCTTTATACCGATTTATTGCCAAAGGCCGAGTATGGAAAAGTATCCGTTATTTTTGCCTACATGATCTTTTTCAATGTTATTTTGGCTTATGGAATGGAAACAGCTTTTTTCAGGTTCTACAACAATGAAAAAGATAAAAAGTCGGTGCTGGAAACCTCTATGGTTTCTATTTTTTGGACTACAATACTCTTTTTATTTGCCGCTTTGTTATTTCGCAATACTTTAGCGGTATGGTCTGGAATAGATTCTCAGTATATCTCTTATACTATTTGGATTCTGGCTCTGGATGCTTTAGTTATTATACCTTTTTCAAAATTAAGAGCGTATCAAAAACCAATGGTATACGCGATCATTAAAATTGGGAATGTGCTGGTAAATTTGATACTAAGTGTACTGTTTTTGCTTTATTTTCCTAAATTGACAGAGGTAAACCCAGATGGTTTTGTGAGTTCTTTGTATGTAGAGAATTTTCAAATGGGATATATTTTCCTGGCTAATATTATAGCCAGTTTATTGACTTTTGTAGCAATTTCCCCTGATTATGTGTATTTAAAATGGAAATTTGATTTCCAATTATGGAAAAAAATGATGCGTTATGGAATGCCCATCATGGTTGCCGGAATTGCCTTTGCTATTAATGAACAATTTGATAAAATTCTTTTGTCTAAATTATTACCGCCCAATATTGCCGAAGCAGAAGTGGGTGTCTATTCGGCTTGTTATAAATTAGGTTTGTTTATGGTTTTGTACCGTACGGCTTATACTTTGGGAATTGAACCTTTTTTCTTTAGCCATGCCTCAGATAAAAATGCGCCACAGACTTATGCGATGGTAACCAAATACTTTGTCATCTTTGGTTCTTTTATTTTATTGTCGGTAATTGTATTTGCTGATCTTTTTAAATTGTTGATGATTCGTGACAGTTCCTATTGGGTTGCAATGAAAGTGGTTCCTTTAATTATTTTGGCCAATTTCTTTTTGGGGATTTACACGAATCTTTCTGTTTGGTATAAATTGATCGATAAGACTTATATTGGTGCTTATATTTCAATAGTAGGAGCGCTAATTACTTTGGCGCTTAATTATTTGTTGATTCCATCAATGAGTTATATGGGGTCGGCCATTGCAACTATTGCTGCTTATGGAAGTATGATGCTCATTTCCTACTATCTGGGCAATAAATATTATCCGATTCCTTATGATTTAAAAAAAATAGGAGCCTATCTTTCGCTATCCATATTTTTCTCTGTGGTATCTTTTTACGGTTTTAGAGAGAATTACTTCGTAGGAATTGCGTTATTAATCATATTCCTGTATTTTATTTATTACAACGAAAAAGAAATATTAATCAAAATTATAAAACGTAAAAATTATTCGTAG
- the dut gene encoding dUTP diphosphatase codes for MNINIINKSQHALPNYETIASAGMDLRANLTESITLQPLERTIVKTGLFMELPIGYEAQVRPRSGLAFKNGITVLNSPGTIDADYRGEIGVILVNLSNQDFVIQNGERIAQLIIAKHERADWIEVQELTETSRGEGGFGSTGVK; via the coding sequence ATGAACATAAACATTATCAATAAATCACAACATGCTTTGCCTAACTATGAAACCATAGCTTCGGCTGGAATGGATTTAAGAGCCAATCTTACCGAATCGATAACATTACAGCCTTTAGAAAGAACCATTGTAAAAACAGGTCTTTTTATGGAATTGCCCATAGGTTATGAAGCGCAAGTAAGACCAAGAAGCGGACTGGCTTTCAAAAACGGAATAACGGTCTTAAACAGTCCCGGAACTATTGATGCCGATTATCGCGGGGAAATAGGCGTGATTTTAGTAAATTTATCCAATCAGGATTTTGTGATTCAAAACGGGGAACGTATTGCCCAATTGATTATTGCAAAACACGAACGTGCAGACTGGATTGAAGTTCAGGAATTAACGGAAACATCAAGAGGCGAAGGCGGATTTGGTAGCACAGGAGTGAAATAA